A single Brassica rapa cultivar Chiifu-401-42 chromosome A04, CAAS_Brap_v3.01, whole genome shotgun sequence DNA region contains:
- the LOC103863580 gene encoding adenosylhomocysteinase 1, with amino-acid sequence MALVVEKTSSGREYKVKDMSQADFGRLELELAEVEMPGLMACRTEFGPSQPFKGARITGSLHMTIQTAVLIETLTALGAEVRWCSCNIFSTQDHAAAAIARDSAAVFAWKGETLQEYWWCTERALDWGPGGGPDLIVDDGGDATLLIHEGVKAEEIFEKTGQVPDPTSTDNPEFQIVLSIIKEGLQVDPKKYHKMKERLVGVSEETTTGVKRLYQMQETGALLFPAINVNDSVTKSKFDNLYGCRHSLPDGLMRATDVMIAGKVVVVCGYGDVGKGCAAAMKTAGARVIVTEIDPICALQAMMEGLQVLTLEDVVSEADIFVTTTGNKDIIMVDHMRKMKNNAIVCNIGHFDNEIDMLGLETFPGVKRITIKPQTDRWVFPDTNSGIIVLAEGRLMNLGCATGHPSFVMSCSFTNQVIAQLELWNEKSSGKYEKKVYVLPKHLDEKVAALHLGKLGAKLTKLTKDQSDYVSIPIEGPYKPAHYRY; translated from the exons ATGGCGTTGGTCGTCGAGAAGACGTCGAGTGGCCGCGAGTACAAGGTCAAAGACATGTCTCAAGCCGACTTCGGTCGTCTCGAGCTCGAACTCGCGGAGGTGGAGATGCCCGGACTCATGGCTTGCCGTACCGAGTTCGGCCCATCACAGCCCTTCAAAGGCGCTAGAATCACCGGATCTCTCCACATGACCATCCAAACCGCCGTCCTCATCGAGACCCTAACCGCCCTCGGCGCTGAAGTGAGATGGTGCTCCTGCAACATCTTCTCCACCCAAGACCACGCCGCCGCCGCAATCGCTCGTGACTCCGCCGCCGTCTTCGCGTGGAAGGGAGAGACGCTCCAGGAGTACTGGTGGTGCACGGAGCGTGCTCTTGACTGGGGTCCGGGCGGTGGTCCAGATCTGATCGTTGACGATGGTGGTGACGCCACGCTTTTGATCCACGAGGGAGTGAAGGCTGAGGAGATCTTTGAGAAGACGGGTCAGGTTCCTGATCCCACTTCCACTGACAACCCTGAGTTCCAGATCGTGCTCTCCATCATCAAGGAAGGTCTTCAGGTTGATCCCAAGAAGTACCACAAGATGAAGGAGAGACTCGTTGGTGTCTCTGAGGAAACCACCACTGGTGTCAAGAGGCTTTACCAGATGCAGGAGACTGGAGCTCTTTTGTTCCCTGCCATTAACGTCAACGACTCCGTCACCAAGAGCAAG TTCGACAACTTGTACGGTTGCCGTCACTCTCTACCTGATGGTCTCATGAGGGCCACTGATGTCATGATCGCCGGAAAGGTTGTCGTTGTCTGCGGATATGGTGATGTCGGAAAGGGTTGTGCCGCTGCCATGAAGACCGCTGGTGCTAGAGTTATTGTGACGGAGATCGATCCCATCTGTGCCCTACAGGCTATGATGGAAGGGCTTCAAGTTTTGACCCTTGAGGATGTTGTTTCCGAAGCTGACATCTTTGTCACCACCACCGGTAACAAAGACATCATCATGGTTGACCAcatgaggaagatgaagaacaaTGCTATTGTTTGCAACATTGGTCACTTTGACAACGAGATCGACATGCTCGGACTCGAGACCTTCCCTGGTGTGAAGCGTATCACCATCAAGCCCCAGACCGACAGGTGGGTCTTCCCAGACACCAACTCCGGAATCATTGTTTTGGCTGAGGGTCGTCTCATGAACTTGGGTTGTGCCACTGGTCACCCTAGTTTCGTCATGTCTTGCTCTTTCACCAACCAGGTGATTGCCCAGCTTGAGCTTTGGAACGAGAAGTCGAGCGGCAAGTACGAGAAGAAGGTGTACGTTCTACCCAAGCATTTGGACGAGAAGGTTGCAGCTCTTCACTTGGGAAAGCTTGGAGCTAAGCTCACCAAGTTGACAAAGGACCAATCTGACTACGTCAGCATTCCCATTGAAGGACCATACAAGCCTGCTCACTACAGGTACTGA